The following coding sequences are from one Panthera leo isolate Ple1 chromosome E1, P.leo_Ple1_pat1.1, whole genome shotgun sequence window:
- the LOC122206190 gene encoding transcription factor CP2-like protein 1 yields the protein MGDSQALAVAGVPWLSGGYGRQSQSPIGEGMDKAESRRCSPPPGRESLPLPYLKQEELHNIPSSEPPCPAFQYVLCAATSPAVKQQEETLTYLNQGQSYEVQMLCNPKLGDTTQWARLLKSVVRVVFHDRRLQYTEQQQLDGWRWSRPGDRILDIDVPLSVGVIEPQVLPSQLNTVEFHWDPTKRTSLFLQVHCISTEFTPRKKGGEKGVPFRLQIDTFRPSDKELPPEHLHSAGCLIKVFKPKGADRKLKTDREKIEKQPLHERDKYQAASETTVFLECSPWPDPSAGPHPPLSPLALTSPHACKLLSTERLCSSPPFTLDTLGGSPAEDLSPGASILETQQWLHRHRFSSYCRMLANFTGTDLLKLTRRDLIQICGAADGIRLFNTLRARPIRHRLTLYVAQEASRQENEVPKNPDSGFYQEISLDELSVVELKGKLAELLALPANQIHRLFHQGPGGILILLGDQVVQNLKDESYFVAVVKKVQNPDGYYLVLT from the exons ATGGGGGACTCTCAGGCCCTGGCTGTTGCTGGGGTGCCTTGGCTCTCTGGAGGATATGGCAGGCAGAGTCAAAGCCCCATAGGGGAAGGGATGGACAAGGCGGAAAGCCGGAGGTGCTCTCCTCCCCCTGGCAGGGAGTCCCTGCCCTTGCCCTACCTgaagcaggaagagctgcacAACATCCCCAGCTCGGAGCCTCCCTGCCCCGCCTTCCAGTATGTGCTCTGTGCAGCCACCTCGCCGGCAGTGAAGCAGCAGGAGGAGACCCTCACCTACCTGAACCAGG GCCAGTCCTATGAGGTGCAGATGCTCTGCAACCCCAAGCTGGGTGATACTACCCAGTGGGCCCGGCTGTTGAAG AGTGTGGTGCGTGTGGTTTTCCATGACCGGCGCCTGCAGTACACGGAGCAGCAACAGCTGGATGGGTGGAGGTGGAGCCGGCCAGGGGACCGCATCCTGGACATCG ATGTGCCACTGTCCGTGGGGGTGATAGAGCCCCAAGTGCTGCCCTCACAGCTCAACACGGTGGAATTTCATTGGGACCCGACCAAGAGGACCTCCCTCTTCCTGCAG GTTCACTGCATCAGCACCGAGTTCACTCCTCGGAAAAAAGGTGGAGAGAAAGGTGTCCCCTTCCGCCTCCAGATTGACACTTTCAGGCCCAGTGACAAGGAGCTGCCGCCTGAGCACCTGCACTCAGCTGGCTGCCTCATCAAGGTGTTCAAG CCCAAAGGAGCTGACCGGAAGCTGAAAACAGACCGGGAGAAGATTGAGAAACAGCCCCTGCACGAGAGAGACAAGTATCAGGCTGCCAGTGAGACTACCGTCTTCCTGGAG TGTTCACCGTGGCCAGATCCCAGTGCAGGGCCCCACCCGCCTCTCAGCCCTCTTGCCCTCACCTCTCCCCACGCCTGCAAGCTCCTGTCCACGGAGAG gctctgctcctccccaccgtTCACCTTGGACACTTTGGGGGGCAGCCCCGCTGAG GATCTGAGCCCTGGAGCCTCCATCCTAGAGACACAGCAGTGGTTGCACCGGCACCGGTTCTCCAGCTACTGCCGGATGCTGGCCAACTTCACTG GCACTGATCTGCTGAAGCTTACCCGCCGGGACCTTATCCAGATATGTGGGGCTGCCGATGGGATCCGCCTTTTCAATACTCTTAGAGCCAG GCCCATCCGTCACCGGCTGACTTTATATGTGGCTCAGGAGGCCTCTAGGCAAGAGAATGAGGTTCCTAAGAACCCTGACTCAG GCTTTTATCAAGAGATCTCTCTAGATGAACTCAGTGTTGTGGAGCTGAAGGGGAAACTGGCTGAGCTCTTGGCCCTCCCAGCCAATCAGATCCACCGCCTTTTCCACCAGGGCCCTGGGGGCATCCTCATTCTCCTTGGTGACCAG GTGGTTCAGAATCTTAAGGATGAATCATACTTTGTGGCTGTGGTGAAAAAAG TGCAGAATCCGGATGGCTACTACCTGGTGCTGACCTAG